In Herbaspirillum sp. WKF16, one genomic interval encodes:
- a CDS encoding aliphatic sulfonate ABC transporter substrate-binding protein produces the protein MERRHFLRLGAAAGLAGAVPLITRAAQAPKTLRLDYAYYSPPSLVLRKFGWLEEDLKAQGTEVKWVLSQGSNRALEYLNSDSVDFGSTAGLAALLARANGNPIKAVYVYSRPEWTALAVAKDSPIKSVRELKGKKVAATKGTDPYLFLLRALHENGLKKGEVEIVHLQHPDGRAALEQGRVDAWAGLDPHLAASELEAGSRLIYRNVNFNTYGFLNVSDTFAARHPDQVKRVIAAYEKARAWIIAHPEDTVALLSEESKLSPQVARLQLKRNDFSHPQIGREHIDALRAAAPILTEEDLVKSGTDLPRTINALIDPSYAQGVVKA, from the coding sequence ATGGAACGCAGACACTTCCTCCGCCTGGGCGCAGCCGCCGGACTGGCCGGCGCCGTCCCGCTGATCACACGCGCCGCGCAGGCGCCCAAGACCCTACGCCTGGACTACGCCTACTACTCGCCGCCCAGCCTGGTGCTGCGCAAGTTCGGCTGGCTGGAGGAAGACCTCAAGGCGCAGGGCACCGAGGTCAAGTGGGTGCTCAGCCAGGGCAGCAACCGGGCGCTCGAATACCTCAACAGCGACAGCGTCGACTTCGGCAGCACTGCCGGCCTGGCGGCGCTGCTGGCGCGCGCCAACGGCAACCCGATCAAGGCGGTGTATGTCTATTCGCGTCCGGAGTGGACCGCGCTGGCAGTCGCCAAGGACTCACCCATCAAGTCAGTGCGCGAGCTCAAGGGCAAGAAGGTGGCCGCCACCAAGGGCACCGATCCCTATCTGTTCCTGCTGCGCGCGCTGCACGAGAACGGCTTGAAGAAGGGGGAGGTCGAGATCGTCCACCTGCAACATCCGGACGGCCGCGCCGCGCTCGAACAGGGCCGCGTCGACGCCTGGGCCGGCCTCGATCCGCACCTCGCGGCCAGCGAGCTGGAAGCCGGATCACGCCTGATCTATCGCAACGTCAATTTCAACACCTACGGCTTCCTCAACGTCAGCGACACCTTCGCGGCCCGCCATCCGGACCAGGTCAAGCGCGTGATCGCCGCCTACGAAAAGGCGCGCGCGTGGATCATCGCCCATCCGGAGGACACCGTGGCGCTGCTGTCGGAAGAGTCCAAGCTCTCGCCGCAGGTGGCGCGCCTGCAACTGAAGCGCAACGACTTCTCGCATCCTCAGATCGGCCGCGAGCATATCGATGCCTTGCGCGCGGCCGCCCCCATCCTCACCGAGGAGGATCTGGTCAAGAGCGGCACCGACCTGCCGCGCACCATCAATGCGTTGATCGATCCGTCCTACGCGCAAGGCGTGGTGAAGGCGTGA
- a CDS encoding sensor histidine kinase, whose protein sequence is MDPKLAAIIIHDIKNSLGVLEGELRRLSDDVPRVQQAHVTCLALQEKLIAFLTLYKADSQGLRAQVEAVSPLDFLEALLREQSVGRNGQGIDVRIDETDMPLIGFFDEHLVALALEAAMQNASRFARARIELGCRKHAGGVVFTVRDDGPGIGTQEKKPSTGLGMDLCNAIATAHNKENQHGEARLSNHPDGGALFELCLP, encoded by the coding sequence ATGGATCCCAAGCTTGCCGCGATCATCATTCACGACATCAAGAACTCCCTGGGCGTGCTGGAGGGCGAGCTGCGCCGTCTCTCCGACGACGTGCCGCGGGTGCAGCAGGCGCACGTCACCTGCCTGGCCCTGCAGGAAAAGCTGATCGCCTTCCTGACCCTGTACAAGGCCGACTCGCAGGGACTGCGCGCCCAGGTCGAGGCGGTCTCGCCGCTGGACTTCCTCGAAGCGCTGCTGCGCGAACAGAGCGTGGGCCGCAACGGCCAAGGCATCGATGTGCGCATCGACGAGACCGACATGCCGCTGATCGGCTTCTTCGACGAGCACCTGGTGGCGCTGGCGCTGGAAGCGGCAATGCAGAACGCCAGCCGCTTCGCCCGCGCGCGCATCGAGCTGGGATGCCGCAAGCATGCCGGCGGCGTGGTCTTCACCGTGCGCGACGACGGCCCCGGCATCGGCACACAGGAAAAAAAGCCCTCCACCGGGCTGGGCATGGATCTGTGCAACGCCATCGCCACCGCCCACAACAAGGAAAACCAGCACGGCGAGGCGCGCCTGTCCAATCATCCGGACGGCGGCGCGCTGTTCGAGCTCTGCCTGCCCTGA
- a CDS encoding tetratricopeptide repeat-containing response regulator: MSLVPFSHISALRSLIIDDMPTMRQNIRMHLGQLGVTKVDQAATPDEAIRFVQAGTYDLIICDYNLNKESNGQQLLEFFRTQNMLSPTSMFIMVTAESGYNLVASAAEFQPDAYMLKPLTASRIAERVDRLLEKQHAMLPVTEKMKRKDFAGAIIECDTVLKNAPKWIVEIMKTKGTLLIEQRRIDEAREVYAQALGMRDDLVWAKIGLARCNIVAGQLNDARTIVEDVLAQNKQFIAAYDLLAQIDEAQGNQEGALAALTTSSEIIPSARRSRLVGEVAYRSGHLDQAREAYDRVLKHTKGSLTAQPTDLLSLAQVHVDSGDPDQALRLLESAPRRYEESSVFTSAQAAVQAQAYVQLGDTISAQQAFETAKQAAGKDISEVATLALAKAAFSMGKDEEGAKLIADAIKSDHENKTLQTLARKVLADTGKTALAEELIDGAVKHCMSIIAEANALMRSAKPDESLVKLEEALASMPENTGVLLAAAQLHLLWMSQRGWNDEYVKRVRRYLATLDRLIPGNDRVAKMHKFLRDTLSKVAPKS, encoded by the coding sequence ATGAGTTTAGTTCCCTTTAGCCATATCAGCGCCCTACGCAGCCTGATCATCGACGACATGCCGACGATGCGCCAGAACATTCGGATGCATCTCGGCCAGCTCGGCGTGACCAAGGTAGACCAGGCAGCCACGCCGGACGAGGCGATTCGTTTCGTGCAGGCCGGAACTTACGACCTCATCATCTGCGACTACAACCTGAACAAGGAAAGCAACGGCCAGCAATTGCTGGAGTTCTTCCGCACCCAGAACATGCTCTCGCCGACCTCCATGTTCATCATGGTGACCGCCGAGAGCGGCTACAACCTCGTTGCCAGCGCCGCGGAGTTCCAGCCCGACGCCTACATGCTCAAGCCGCTGACGGCCAGCCGCATCGCCGAGCGCGTCGATCGCCTGCTGGAGAAGCAGCACGCCATGCTGCCGGTGACCGAGAAGATGAAGCGCAAGGATTTCGCCGGCGCCATCATCGAGTGCGACACCGTGCTCAAGAACGCGCCCAAGTGGATCGTCGAGATCATGAAGACCAAGGGCACGCTGCTCATCGAGCAGCGCCGCATCGACGAGGCGCGCGAGGTCTACGCCCAGGCGCTGGGCATGCGCGACGACCTGGTGTGGGCCAAGATCGGCCTGGCCCGCTGCAACATCGTGGCCGGCCAGCTCAATGACGCGCGCACCATCGTCGAAGACGTGCTGGCGCAAAACAAGCAGTTCATCGCCGCCTACGACCTGCTGGCGCAGATCGACGAGGCGCAGGGCAACCAGGAAGGCGCGCTGGCCGCGCTGACGACCTCCTCCGAGATCATCCCGTCGGCGCGCCGCAGCCGCCTGGTGGGCGAAGTGGCCTACCGCAGCGGCCATCTCGACCAGGCGCGCGAAGCCTACGACCGGGTGCTCAAGCACACCAAGGGCTCGCTCACCGCGCAGCCCACCGACCTGCTGTCGCTGGCCCAGGTGCACGTCGACAGCGGCGATCCGGACCAGGCGCTGCGCCTGCTGGAAAGCGCCCCGCGCCGCTACGAGGAATCCAGCGTCTTCACCTCGGCCCAGGCCGCGGTGCAGGCCCAGGCCTACGTGCAGCTGGGCGACACCATCTCGGCGCAACAGGCCTTCGAGACCGCCAAGCAAGCCGCCGGCAAGGATATCTCCGAAGTGGCCACGCTGGCGCTGGCCAAGGCCGCCTTCTCGATGGGCAAGGACGAGGAAGGCGCCAAGCTGATTGCCGACGCCATCAAGTCCGATCACGAGAACAAGACGCTGCAGACGCTGGCGCGCAAGGTACTGGCCGACACCGGCAAGACCGCGCTGGCCGAGGAGCTGATCGACGGCGCCGTCAAGCACTGCATGAGCATCATCGCCGAGGCCAACGCGCTCATGCGCAGCGCCAAGCCCGACGAGTCGCTGGTTAAGCTGGAGGAAGCCCTGGCCAGCATGCCGGAGAACACCGGCGTGCTGCTGGCGGCGGCGCAGCTGCACCTGCTGTGGATGAGTCAGCGCGGCTGGAACGACGAGTACGTCAAGCGGGTACGGCGCTATCTGGCCACCCTGGACCGCCTGATTCCGGGCAACGACCGTGTCGCCAAGATGCACAAGTTCCTGCGCGACACGCTGAGCAAAGTAGCCCCCAAGAGCTGA
- the recA gene encoding recombinase RecA, translated as MDDKKAANNSEKGKALAAALAQIEKQFGKGSVMRMEDGSVAEEIQVVSTGSLGLDIALGVGGLPRGRVVEIYGPESSGKTTLTLQAIAEMQKLGGTCAFIDAEHALDVTYAQKLGVNLTDLLISQPDTGEQALEITDALVRSGAVDLIVVDSVAALTPKAEIEGDMGDSLPGLQARLMSQALRKLTGSINRTNTTVIFINQIRMKIGVMFGNPETTTGGNALKFYASVRLDIRRTGSIKSGDEVIGSETRVKVVKNKVAPPFREAHFDILYGEGTSREGEILDLGSEHKVVEKSGAWYSYNGEKIGQGKDNARNFLKERPELAREIENKVRIALGVPELAGGEAQAQEQAS; from the coding sequence ATGGACGACAAAAAAGCTGCGAACAACTCTGAAAAGGGTAAAGCGCTGGCCGCCGCGTTGGCGCAGATTGAAAAGCAGTTTGGCAAGGGCTCCGTGATGCGCATGGAGGACGGCAGCGTCGCCGAGGAAATCCAGGTCGTGTCGACCGGCTCGCTGGGGCTGGACATCGCCCTGGGCGTCGGCGGCCTGCCGCGCGGCCGCGTCGTCGAGATCTACGGCCCGGAGTCGTCGGGCAAGACCACGCTGACCCTGCAAGCCATTGCCGAAATGCAAAAACTGGGCGGCACCTGCGCCTTCATCGACGCCGAGCACGCGCTGGATGTCACCTACGCGCAAAAGCTGGGCGTCAACCTGACCGACCTGCTGATCTCGCAGCCCGACACCGGCGAACAGGCGCTTGAAATCACCGACGCCCTGGTGCGCTCGGGCGCGGTCGACCTGATCGTGGTCGACTCCGTGGCGGCGCTCACGCCCAAGGCTGAAATCGAAGGCGACATGGGCGACTCGCTGCCCGGCCTGCAGGCCCGCCTGATGTCGCAGGCGCTGCGCAAGCTGACCGGCAGCATCAACCGCACCAATACCACCGTCATCTTCATCAACCAGATCCGCATGAAGATCGGCGTCATGTTCGGCAACCCGGAAACCACCACCGGCGGCAATGCGCTGAAGTTCTACGCCTCCGTGCGCCTGGACATCCGCCGCACCGGTTCGATCAAGTCCGGCGACGAAGTCATCGGCAGCGAAACCCGCGTCAAGGTCGTCAAGAACAAGGTCGCGCCGCCGTTCCGCGAAGCGCACTTCGATATCCTGTATGGAGAAGGCACCTCGCGCGAAGGCGAGATCCTGGACCTCGGCTCCGAGCACAAGGTGGTGGAGAAGTCCGGCGCCTGGTACAGCTACAACGGCGAGAAGATCGGCCAGGGCAAGGACAACGCGCGCAACTTCCTGAAGGAGCGCCCGGAACTGGCGCGCGAGATCGAGAACAAGGTCCGCATCGCGCTGGGCGTGCCCGAGCTGGCCGGTGGCGAGGCCCAGGCGCAAGAGCAAGCTTCCTGA
- the recX gene encoding recombination regulator RecX translates to MPRPPISLKARALKYLSSREHSRLELARKLTPYAQEGDDIDALLNWLEQSRFLSQERFSESLVNRRAARYGNNRILSELHGHGIEGEGLADLKADLAAGEGARAAQVLRRKFAEPAGDAETRAKQMRFLQQRGFSHGSIRHALKQAWSDEEGDG, encoded by the coding sequence ATGCCCAGACCGCCGATCAGCCTGAAAGCACGGGCGCTCAAATATCTCTCTTCACGTGAGCATAGTCGCCTGGAACTTGCGCGTAAGCTCACCCCTTACGCGCAAGAAGGCGATGACATCGACGCGCTGCTCAACTGGCTTGAACAGTCGCGCTTTCTCTCCCAGGAACGTTTTTCCGAATCGTTGGTAAACCGCCGCGCGGCACGCTACGGCAACAACCGCATCCTGTCCGAATTGCATGGGCATGGCATCGAAGGGGAGGGGCTGGCCGACCTGAAAGCCGATCTCGCCGCCGGAGAAGGGGCGCGTGCCGCGCAGGTGCTCAGGCGCAAATTTGCTGAGCCGGCCGGTGATGCCGAGACCCGCGCCAAACAGATGCGTTTCCTGCAGCAGCGCGGCTTTTCCCACGGCAGCATCCGTCATGCGCTCAAGCAGGCATGGTCCGATGAGGAAGGGGACGGCTGA
- the sucC gene encoding ADP-forming succinate--CoA ligase subunit beta, translated as MKIHEYQGKEILRQFGVTVPRGVPCMSVDEVEAAAKSLGGSVWVVKAQIHAGGRGKGGGVKVAKSIEQVKEYAGQIMGMQLVTHQTGPEGQKVRRLLIEEGADIKKELYVSLVTDRVSQKVVLMASSEGGMDIEEVAHSNPEKIHNVIIDPVTGLTDADADDVAAKIGVPAASIPEARKNLQGLYKAYWETDASLAEINPLILTGDGKVIALDAKFNFDSNALFRHPEIVAYRDLDEEDPAEVEASKFDLAYISLDGNIGCLVNGAGLAMATMDTIKLFGGEPANFLDVGGGATAEKVTEAFKIMLKNPDLKAILVNIFGGIMRCDVIAEGVITASKAVSLGVPLVVRMKGTNEDLGKKMLAESGLPIISADSMEEAAKSVVAAAAGK; from the coding sequence ATGAAAATCCATGAGTATCAGGGTAAAGAAATCCTGCGCCAGTTCGGCGTAACCGTCCCGCGCGGCGTTCCTTGCATGTCGGTCGACGAAGTCGAAGCGGCAGCCAAGTCGCTGGGCGGCTCGGTCTGGGTCGTGAAGGCCCAGATCCACGCAGGCGGCCGCGGCAAGGGCGGCGGCGTGAAGGTGGCCAAGTCGATCGAACAGGTCAAGGAATACGCCGGCCAGATCATGGGCATGCAACTGGTGACTCACCAGACCGGTCCCGAAGGCCAGAAGGTTCGCCGCCTGCTGATCGAAGAAGGCGCCGATATCAAGAAGGAACTGTACGTTTCCCTGGTGACCGACCGCGTGAGCCAGAAGGTCGTCCTGATGGCCTCCAGCGAAGGCGGCATGGACATCGAAGAAGTTGCCCACAGCAACCCGGAAAAGATCCACAACGTGATCATCGACCCCGTCACCGGCCTGACCGATGCCGACGCCGATGACGTGGCCGCCAAGATCGGCGTGCCCGCCGCTTCCATCCCCGAAGCCCGCAAGAACCTGCAAGGCCTGTACAAGGCTTACTGGGAAACCGACGCTTCCCTGGCTGAAATCAACCCGCTGATCCTGACCGGCGACGGCAAGGTCATCGCCCTGGACGCCAAGTTCAACTTCGACTCCAACGCCCTGTTCCGCCACCCGGAAATCGTCGCCTACCGCGACCTGGATGAAGAAGATCCGGCTGAAGTCGAAGCTTCCAAGTTCGACCTGGCCTACATCTCGCTGGACGGCAACATCGGTTGCCTGGTGAACGGCGCTGGCCTGGCCATGGCCACCATGGATACCATCAAGCTGTTCGGCGGCGAGCCGGCCAACTTCCTCGACGTGGGCGGCGGCGCCACCGCCGAGAAGGTCACCGAAGCCTTCAAGATCATGCTGAAGAACCCCGACCTGAAGGCCATCCTGGTCAACATCTTCGGTGGCATCATGCGCTGTGACGTGATCGCCGAAGGCGTCATCACTGCCTCCAAGGCAGTGTCGCTGGGCGTCCCGCTGGTGGTTCGCATGAAGGGCACCAACGAAGACCTGGGCAAGAAGATGCTGGCCGAATCCGGTCTGCCGATCATCTCGGCGGATTCGATGGAAGAGGCGGCGAAGTCGGTTGTGGCTGCCGCCGCAGGCAAGTAA
- the sucD gene encoding succinate--CoA ligase subunit alpha encodes MSILINKDTKVITQGITGKTGQFHTRLCREYANGKNAFVAGVNPKKAGEDFEGIPIYANVTEAKKATGATVSVIYVPPAGAAAAIWEAVEADLDLAICITEGIPVRDMLALKDRMAKAGSKTKLLGPNCPGLITPDEIKIGIMPGHIHKKGRIGVVSRSGTLTYEAVGQLTALGLGQSSAVGIGGDPINGLKHIDIMKAFNDDPDTDAVIMIGEIGGPDEANASYWVRDNMKKPVVGFIAGVTAPPGKRMGHAGALISGGADTAEAKLAIMEECGIKATRNPSEMARLLKAML; translated from the coding sequence ATGTCGATCCTCATCAACAAAGACACCAAGGTCATCACGCAAGGCATCACTGGCAAGACCGGCCAGTTCCACACCCGCTTGTGCCGTGAGTACGCGAACGGCAAGAACGCCTTCGTCGCTGGCGTGAACCCGAAGAAGGCCGGTGAAGACTTCGAAGGCATCCCCATCTATGCCAACGTGACCGAAGCCAAGAAGGCTACCGGCGCTACCGTATCGGTGATCTACGTGCCGCCCGCCGGCGCCGCCGCTGCCATCTGGGAAGCTGTCGAAGCCGACCTGGACCTGGCCATCTGCATCACCGAAGGCATCCCCGTTCGCGACATGCTGGCCCTGAAGGACCGCATGGCGAAGGCCGGTTCCAAGACCAAGCTGCTGGGCCCGAACTGCCCAGGCCTGATCACCCCTGACGAAATCAAGATCGGCATCATGCCGGGTCACATCCACAAGAAGGGCCGCATCGGCGTGGTTTCCCGTTCCGGCACCCTGACCTATGAAGCAGTGGGTCAGCTGACCGCGCTGGGCCTGGGTCAGTCGTCGGCAGTCGGTATTGGCGGCGACCCGATCAACGGTCTGAAGCACATCGACATCATGAAGGCATTCAACGACGATCCGGACACCGATGCCGTCATCATGATCGGTGAAATCGGTGGTCCCGACGAAGCCAACGCGTCGTACTGGGTCCGTGACAACATGAAGAAGCCGGTCGTTGGCTTCATCGCTGGCGTCACCGCGCCTCCGGGCAAGCGCATGGGCCACGCCGGCGCGCTGATCTCGGGCGGTGCCGACACTGCCGAAGCCAAGCTGGCGATCATGGAAGAGTGCGGCATCAAGGCCACGCGTAACCCGTCCGAAATGGCGCGTCTGCTGAAGGCCATGCTGTAA
- a CDS encoding TerC family protein, which produces MEFLANLNWLAVGQIILIDILLGGDNAIVIALACRNLPARLRMKGILWGTVGAIAIRIALIAFAVTMLELPFLKLIGGLLLLWIGVKLLNEDDDHAEVDGSDRLWGAVKTVIVADLVMSLDNVIAIASAAEQAGRHQMALVVFGIVVSIPIIVWGSTLVLKLMEKFPVIITLGAALLGYIAGGMIFSDTGVQAYLHGFIPQTEFVVPGADLHLSLPGLVGAIGVVLIGLSLKRRKQEQRQP; this is translated from the coding sequence ATGGAGTTTCTGGCAAACCTGAACTGGCTGGCGGTCGGGCAAATCATCCTGATCGACATCCTGCTGGGCGGCGACAACGCCATCGTGATCGCGCTGGCCTGCCGCAACCTGCCGGCCAGGCTGCGCATGAAGGGCATCCTGTGGGGCACGGTGGGCGCCATCGCGATCCGCATCGCGCTCATCGCATTCGCGGTGACCATGCTGGAGCTGCCCTTCCTCAAGCTGATCGGTGGCCTGCTGCTGCTGTGGATCGGCGTCAAGCTGCTCAACGAGGATGACGACCATGCCGAGGTCGACGGCAGCGACCGCCTGTGGGGCGCGGTCAAGACCGTGATCGTGGCCGACCTGGTGATGAGCCTGGACAACGTGATCGCCATCGCGAGCGCCGCCGAGCAGGCCGGCCGGCACCAGATGGCGCTGGTGGTGTTCGGCATCGTGGTCAGCATTCCCATCATCGTCTGGGGCAGCACCCTGGTGCTGAAGCTGATGGAAAAATTCCCGGTTATCATCACCCTGGGCGCGGCATTGCTGGGCTACATCGCCGGCGGCATGATCTTCAGCGACACCGGCGTCCAGGCCTACCTGCACGGCTTCATCCCGCAGACCGAGTTCGTGGTGCCGGGCGCCGACTTGCACCTGAGCCTGCCGGGCCTGGTCGGCGCCATCGGCGTGGTGCTGATCGGCCTGAGCCTCAAGCGCAGGAAGCAGGAGCAGCGCCAGCCTTGA
- a CDS encoding pilin, producing MKPVARKNKQAGFTLLELMVTLAIIGILATIGASQYQDYIARSRVAEGLNLAAPYKLAVAEQAQANNGTFTVDQLGLSPTFTPTDNVSNITVSPMSPRGVGGVITVAFDQRVGGGGSLTLTPTLGLGSIQWKCAAAGVKKAVVPAGGIDNTDFVAGTLPAQFAPANCRS from the coding sequence ATGAAACCAGTCGCACGCAAGAACAAGCAAGCAGGCTTCACCCTGCTGGAACTGATGGTGACGCTCGCCATCATCGGCATCCTGGCCACCATCGGCGCTTCGCAGTATCAGGACTACATCGCGCGTTCGCGCGTGGCCGAGGGGTTGAACCTGGCGGCGCCGTACAAGCTGGCGGTAGCCGAACAGGCGCAAGCCAACAATGGCACCTTCACCGTGGATCAGCTCGGCTTGTCGCCCACGTTCACCCCGACCGACAATGTGAGCAATATCACGGTGTCGCCCATGAGCCCCCGCGGTGTGGGCGGTGTCATCACCGTTGCCTTCGATCAGCGCGTCGGAGGAGGCGGAAGCCTGACCCTGACACCGACGCTGGGCCTGGGATCCATTCAATGGAAGTGCGCGGCGGCCGGCGTCAAGAAGGCGGTTGTACCTGCCGGCGGGATCGACAACACCGATTTTGTTGCAGGCACGCTTCCCGCGCAGTTCGCGCCGGCCAATTGCCGCAGTTAA
- the moaC gene encoding cyclic pyranopterin monophosphate synthase MoaC: MSTSGDQDAPNGGLTHFDNSGQAHMVDVGGKHETHRVAVASGVIRMKPATLAIIESGTAKKGDVLGIARIAAIMAAKRTGELIPLCHPLALTHVSVEFETDAATASVLCTARVETYGKTGVEMEALTAVQVGLLTVYDMSKAVDKTMVMTDICVTEKRGGKSDISMARP, translated from the coding sequence ATGAGCACATCCGGCGACCAGGACGCGCCCAACGGCGGCCTTACCCACTTCGACAACAGCGGCCAGGCCCACATGGTCGACGTCGGCGGCAAGCACGAGACGCATCGCGTGGCGGTGGCCAGCGGCGTGATCCGCATGAAGCCGGCAACGCTGGCCATCATCGAGTCCGGCACCGCCAAGAAGGGCGACGTCCTGGGCATCGCCCGCATCGCCGCCATCATGGCGGCCAAGCGCACCGGCGAGCTGATTCCCCTGTGCCACCCGCTGGCGCTGACCCACGTGTCGGTGGAGTTCGAGACCGACGCCGCCACTGCCAGCGTGCTGTGCACCGCGCGGGTGGAAACCTACGGCAAGACCGGGGTGGAAATGGAAGCGCTGACCGCCGTGCAGGTCGGCCTGCTGACGGTGTACGACATGAGCAAGGCGGTCGACAAGACCATGGTCATGACCGATATCTGCGTGACCGAGAAGCGTGGCGGGAAGAGCGATATCAGCATGGCGCGGCCTTGA
- a CDS encoding beta-barrel assembly-enhancing protease — protein sequence MQRYAIPSERRPVRPARKMLARMLAAALLWLPVVPLTIAPVAGVAQNLPTLGDTEREGLSPLTERKLGEQIMRDIRSDRDYIDDGPVSEYLNNFGLNLVSVHPEVRGEAGFDFQFFMVRDPMLNAFALPGGFIGVHSGLVLAAQSESELAGVLSHEIGHVAQRHIARMLGQQKQNSMIQLAALVLGALAGVAKAGGDAAMATMMGGTGIAVQRQLNFSRDAEREADRIGLGIMRDGGFDPSGMVTFFGRLQAASRNYSDVVPPYLLTHPLTTDRIADIEGRIRDQRYRQRVDNPEFQLVRARTQVLQNDSGQGLRESAERFQNQMKQNTKLQTVAAKYGLAYVYYRQNKLEQADAVLKDAQEAAVPLKTGIMLTSLEIDIKIARKQPAAALQLADAMRKQYPISRVAARQYAEALTAARRYDEAVAYLRDQAQLYRSDAQIQGLLAKAYAAQGKQALQHLALAESYALNGSLLSAIEQLGIARKSPDATFYDQSQIDAREREWKERWKDESKEMKERG from the coding sequence ATGCAACGATACGCCATCCCTTCCGAACGCCGTCCCGTCCGTCCCGCGCGCAAGATGCTGGCGCGCATGCTGGCTGCCGCGCTGTTGTGGCTGCCCGTCGTCCCGCTGACCATCGCGCCGGTCGCCGGCGTCGCGCAGAACTTGCCGACGCTGGGCGACACCGAACGCGAAGGCCTGTCGCCGCTGACGGAGCGCAAGCTGGGCGAGCAGATCATGCGCGACATCCGCAGCGACCGCGACTACATCGACGACGGTCCGGTCTCGGAGTACCTCAACAATTTCGGTCTGAACCTGGTGTCGGTGCATCCCGAGGTGCGCGGCGAGGCCGGCTTCGATTTCCAGTTCTTCATGGTGCGCGATCCCATGCTCAACGCCTTCGCGCTGCCGGGCGGTTTCATCGGCGTGCATAGCGGCCTGGTGCTGGCCGCGCAGTCGGAGTCCGAGCTGGCCGGCGTGCTGTCGCACGAAATCGGCCACGTCGCCCAGCGCCACATCGCGCGCATGCTGGGCCAGCAGAAGCAGAACTCGATGATCCAGCTGGCCGCCCTCGTGCTGGGCGCGCTGGCCGGCGTCGCCAAGGCCGGCGGCGACGCCGCCATGGCCACCATGATGGGCGGCACCGGCATCGCCGTGCAGCGCCAGCTCAACTTCAGCCGGGACGCCGAGCGCGAGGCCGACCGCATCGGCCTGGGCATCATGCGCGACGGCGGCTTCGACCCGTCCGGCATGGTCACCTTCTTCGGCCGCCTGCAGGCGGCGTCGCGCAACTACAGCGACGTCGTGCCGCCCTACTTGCTGACGCACCCGCTGACCACCGACCGCATCGCCGACATCGAGGGGCGCATCCGCGACCAGCGCTACCGGCAGCGCGTCGACAACCCGGAATTCCAGCTGGTGCGCGCGCGCACCCAGGTGCTGCAGAACGACTCCGGGCAGGGCCTGCGCGAGTCGGCCGAGCGGTTCCAGAACCAGATGAAGCAAAACACCAAGCTGCAGACGGTCGCGGCCAAGTACGGGCTGGCCTATGTGTACTATCGCCAGAACAAGCTGGAGCAGGCCGATGCCGTGCTCAAGGATGCGCAGGAGGCCGCCGTGCCGCTGAAGACCGGCATCATGCTCACCAGCCTGGAAATCGATATCAAGATCGCCCGCAAGCAACCGGCCGCGGCGCTGCAGCTGGCCGACGCGATGCGCAAGCAGTACCCGATCTCGCGCGTGGCGGCGCGCCAGTATGCCGAGGCGCTGACGGCGGCCCGGCGCTATGACGAGGCGGTGGCCTACCTGCGCGACCAGGCGCAGCTCTATCGTTCCGACGCCCAGATCCAGGGCTTGCTGGCCAAGGCCTATGCCGCGCAAGGCAAGCAGGCGCTGCAGCATTTGGCGTTGGCGGAGTCGTATGCGCTCAACGGCAGTTTGCTGTCGGCCATCGAACAGCTGGGCATCGCGCGCAAGTCGCCGGATGCGACCTTCTACGACCAGTCGCAGATCGATGCCCGCGAGCGCGAGTGGAAGGAGCGCTGGAAGGATGAATCGAAGGAAATGAAGGAACGCGGCTAG